DNA from Hyalangium gracile:
GAGGAGCGGCTTGAACTCCATCACGCGCGAGGTGTGCGGCCAGACGTAGGTCCAGACGTGACCTTGCGACCAGGAGGTCTCGCGCCCGGTGCTCCAGGACAGGGGACGCCCGCTGCCCCGCACGGCGATGCGACGGCCCCAGCCGGTGTCGTAGTGGATGCGGATGATCGACGCGCCCTGGGGCAGCCGGCCGCGCCCTCCGCGTCGCTGCCCCCGAGTCTGCTCTCCGCCGTCCCCACGCTCAGCCACGAAAGTTCCTCCCGATCCCCTGTCACGCTGCACGGGGCAGATAACCGGAGCCAGGCCGTGGCGCCTCAGGAAAGTGGGCGTAATTCCGGAAGAAGTTTTCTGGGGAAGATCCGGCGTGCGCGCCGTTCACCGAGGTGACTGTCACAAGGAGGCACGCAATGAAGACGCTGCGCATGAAGGTGCTGGGCTCGTGTCTGGGGCTGTCGCTGGTCGCCTGCGGTGGGGCGGAGACGGAGCCTCAACCCCAGGAGCCGGCTTCGGGAGAGCGCGAAGTCAGGCAGATGGTCACGTGCTACGCGTACCTGCTGGATGGCCCCAACTTCTCCGGCGCGCAGCTGGCGCCGTTCCCGGTGACGGCGAGCCCACCGGCGTGCGTCAACCTGCCGTCGACGTCGAACAACCGCACCTCGTCGTTCCGGTTGGCCAACTGCCCGGCCATCTTCTACGACGGCCCCAACTGCACGGGCGCCTCGTTCGGCGCGAACACGAGCGGCACCATGCCCGTGTGGTTCGACAACCTCGCCACGTCCGTATACTTCCCGTAAGGGGCGGGCCCTTCTTCCACACGGGCACCTCACAGGTCGGGCTGGCACGTGTAGGGCGTGTCCGAGTCGGCCTGCGCGCAGCGATAGCCTTCGCCGCATGCGGCATGGGTCTGCGGGTCGCAGGAAGGCCTGCATGCCCAGCCGTCACAGCTCATTCCGGTGGGGCAGGGAGGGGAACCTCCTCCACATGGCTGGATGCACTCCATCCACATGTGTCCTGGCTTCGCCCGGTCATATCGCACCTGGCACGCGCTTCCCGCGGAGCAGGGTGTCTGCTGGCAATCGGCTCCATGGACGACCACGCACTGCGAGGCGCCTTGGTTGTCCTGGATGCAGTGCTGACCCGTGGGGCAGCCGCGCATTTTGCATGTTGGCAGGCACACGGGTTCGGGAATGGTGTTCGCGCAGAAGAAGCCCTCAGGACAGGCGTTCGCCCTGTCCTTGTGACAGGGCCGGGCGCACCAGCCCTCCTGGCCACCGCAGATGAGGTCGGCTGCGCACGCCGCGTTCTTGTCGAGCGTCAGTGCCAGGCATCGTTCACCTTCCTGGCGGCTGCCCGCGGGGACGCAGAAACCCACCAGCGGCCCGCCACCCTCCGAGGCGATGTCCCGGCACACCTGGCCCTCGGGGCAATGCATCTCCGTGGTGCACTGACTGTCGGAGCAGTACCGCGCGGGAATTCGCGTATCCCAGACGCAGCCGAGAGGCGCCTCGCAGGCACGGTCAGGCCCACAGTCGCGGCGGTAGGTGCCCAGCCGCGTGCGTGCCTCGGTATCGAGCACGGGGCTGCGTTGCCGGCCTCCCGCCGCGGTCGCGGGTCGCAGCAGGTGGCCCAGCAGCAGGATGAGTGGCAGCGCCAGGAGAACTCCCGCGAAGCCCGCCAGGACTACGCGCCGTTCTAGCCGCACTTGTCTCGGCACTCCTTGGAGTTCTCCCTGCCGTGCGCACAATAGCGCTGCACTTCCTCGGGAGAGCAGCGCCTGCGGACAAGCTCCAGCGAGTCCTTGTGGGCAGCCCGATCGACCCGACCCTCCTTACCGAATTCAGAAGGGCAACCCGTCATCATCGTGAGGGCCAGCAAGCCAGTTCCTACGTGCTTCCAGTGCATGGCTCCCTCCCGAACCGTTGCCACCTGGGGGAGGGCTTCAGCGCTTGCCCAGGAAGGAGAGCTTGCCGAGCGAGCCGCTCAGGCGGCCCGAGCGGAACTTCGGATCCTCCTTGTCCGCCGGGAGGATGGAGAGCCCCAGCCCGGCCGTGCCCAGCGACTTCACCAGCTCCGGCTCGACGCGGATCTTCACGTCCATGGCCGGCTCGCTGTACTGGAAGCGCCTGGCCAGCTTCACCGTGCCCGTCCCGCGCACCTCCAGCTGATCGCCGCCAATCTTCAGCGCCTCCACCGTGCCCAGGCCCTTCTCGAAGCGGATCAGCGCCGTGAGCTCTCCCACCGGGACGCGCGGCAGGCCCCCGGGGAACGCCAGCGCCACGAGGCTGCCCTTGCTGGCCATTATCGAGCCATCCACGCTCCCCTTGAGCAGCAGGTCCCTCCCCTCGAGCGACAGCTCCCCGTCCGCCTGGGACAGGTCCGGCTCACCCGCGCGCCCGTTGGCCCCTGGCGTCATCGGCATCGTCAGGTTCAGCACGCCGCTCAGCGAGCCTTCCAGGTCCAGCCCGGTGAAGTTCCTCAGGTTGCCCTGGGACGCATCCAGCTTGTCCAGCTTCACGCGGATCCGGTCCCCACGGGCCCCCGCGCTGCCCGAGAGCTGCCCGCCCAGCGCGTCCGCCTGGAACGCGACTCCCGGCGGGAAGAGGGTGGGGCGCAGGAAGAGCGAGTCGACGATGAGCGCCTCGCCCAGCTCCGCCGGCCCCAGCATGCGCGCCGTGTCCGGATCCCCTGTCGTCAGCGCCGCCGTCGTCTCGCTGCTGAGCGGCGCGGGCGGCTGGCTGATGCGCACCCCCTTCGCCGTCAGGCCGATGAATCCCGGCCGCAGCGAGTCGATGCGCACCACGTAGCCCGACTTCAGCGCCTCGGTGGCGATGCGCGCGCGCAGCGCCCCGTACGGGAACGTGAGGAAGAAGCAGAGGATGAGGGCGAACAGCGAGAAGGCGCTGTAGCCGAGGACGATCTTCCAACGGGCGGTCTTGCTCTGGGTTGCCATGGCGTCACTGCTGCGGCTGAGGCTGAGCCGGCTGCTTCAGCTTGTAGGTGGCGACGGTGGCCCACGCCGTCAGGGTGTCGGAGGCCGGGCGGGGCTCGATGCGCAGGTACTTCACCTTGACGATCCCAGGTCCGCTCTCCACGGACCGCAGGAAGTCGGTGAGCTTGCGCAGATCCACGTCCGTGAAGGTCAGCTCCATGCTGCTCTCGAGGATCTTCCCATCCCCGATGCCCACGTCGCCCTTGGGCGTCATGTTCGGCACGTCCAGGCCCGCCGCGGTGGCCTTGTCCGAGACGTAGCTGAGCAGCCGCACGTCGTTGTTGGACAGCTGCGCCTCGATGGCGTTCCGCGCCGAGGTGGCCTGGTTGTAGCTGGCCGCCAGCTCCTGCACCTGCTGCAGCTTCGCCAGCTTCTCCTGCGTCCGGCGCCGGTGCGTGTTGGCGCTGCTGGAGAAGGAGTACAGCGTGAGGAAGAGGACGAAGACCAGCACCGCGGCTCCCGCCACCGTCACCAGCCGCTTCTCTCGCGCGCTGAGCTGCTCGAAGCGCGCTCTCAGATCATTGAGGAGTTGTCTCATGGCTAGGTCTCCGCTCCGGACTGGTCGGGGCACGCCACCTGGATGTCGAGGCGGAAGGTCACCTTCGTCCCGTCCCGCGTCTTCTCCACCTTGCCCGGGTTGACCTCCCGGAAGCAGCGGTGGCTCTTCAGGGAGGTGGTCAGCGTGTCGATCTCCTTGGAGCTGTTCGTCTCGCCCTGGAGGATGATGCGATCCATGTCGATCTGGATGCGCTCGAGCTTCACCGGCACCTCCGGGGAGATCTTCTGCGTCACCTCCGCCAGGAGGTTCACCGCGCTCATCTTCGGCAGGGCCGCCGCCGGGCTCTCCACGCCCCGGAGCATGTTGATCGCTCGGTCATAGTTCGTCTCGCAGTTGCCCAGGATGTTCTTCGTGGTGCTGCACAGCACCGCGTCCACCTTGGCCTCGTTGCGCGAGAGCACCGAGTTGCGCACCACGCCGCTGGCGATGAGCAGCAGCAGCAGCGTGGCCGCGAAGGAGGCCAGCAGCCCCACCTTGTCCTTCACGTAGTCGAAGTCACCCTTGAAGGCGAAGTCGCCCCGGCGCAGGTTGAAGCGCGGCGCCTTGGCGCCCGAGGCCTGGCCCCGCAGCGCCAGCGCGTACGCCTGCGCCGCGGACGGGTGCGCCTCCGCGGGCACCACTCCGCTCGCCTCGTTGGGCAGCGCCAGCACCCGCGTCCGCAGGTGCAGATCCCGCTCGAGCTGCTCGGCGATGCCCTTCAGCCGCGACGTGCCGCCGCACAGCACCAGGGCGCCCACCTGTCGCTTCGTGCGCGCGGTGAAGGACTTGAAGGTGGGGCGCAGCTCGCGCAGCACCGGCTGCAGGCCGCGCACGAAGGCGGCCGCGGCGCGCTCGGAGTCCGGCCCCTGGGCCGTGGCCGCGCTGGCCATCGCCCCGTACGTCTCCTTCCACTGGTGCGCCTCGCCTAGCGGCGTCTGGAACTCGGCGGCCAGCGCGCGGCTCAGGTCCTTGCCGCCACCGGCGAAGGTGCGGGCGAACTCCACCCCCACGCCCGGACGGCCGATGGCCACCGTGGTGCGCTCGTGGCCGATGTCCACCACCGCCACCGCCTCCGCCTCGGCGAGGCCGTCGAAGACCGCGGGCGTCTGGAGGAAGAGGTTCTGGTACGTCACGCCCGGGTGGGTGATGACGCGCGGATCCAGCTTCAGCTCGGCGAGCAGCCCCATCAGCCAGGTCAGCTCCTCCTTGCGCACCACGCCCACCAGCACGTCGCTGCTCGTCTTGTCCTTCTGGCCGACCACCTGGTAGTCGTAGACGGCCTCCGACAGCTCGAAGGGCAGCTGGCTCTCCACCTCGAAGGGGAGGGCGGCCTCCAGCCGCTTCGTGTCCACGAAGGGCATGGTGAAGGCGTGCGTCATCAGCGTCATGCCCGGCAGGGCGACGATGATCTGATCGGCCGGCATCGGGTGCTGGGTGAGCAGCTCGTGCACGGCGGCGCGCAGCGTCTCCGTGCGCTCGCCCTCGCCACGCCGCACCTCGGCGTACGCCTTGGTGGTATAGCCGCGGATTGTCGACTCGAACAGGACACCCTTGACGGAGTAGCTGCCGAGATCGAGGCCAAGAATGCGGGCCATGTTATTCCTCTCTCCAATACAGAATCCGGCCGAGCGAGTCGTCGAGCTTGATGACGGCGGTGAGCGTCTTCTGCACGCTGCCCGCCTCGCCCACGGCCTTGATGGTGAATGTCTGGCTCTTGTCGCCGACGAGCCGGTTCTGGGCCGCGTTGGCCTTGATGCTCGGGTTGATGGCGATGCCCGCGGCCTCCACCACGCTGACGAAGTCCTGCACGGACATGCCGAAGAAGCTGAACATGCGCGCGGAGCGGATGCGGGTGATGAGCTCGTTGATGAACACCGGATCCTGCAGCCGCGGGTCCGGGCGCGCCGGGTCCGCCACCGAGAGGATGGCCATGTACATCATCATCGGATCGTCCGTGTTCACGTTGGGCCGTGAGTTCACGTCCGGGTACACGGTGAGCCGGTCCCGGAAGGCCGCCATGAACATGTCCGTCACGCCGTGCACCCGGTACAGCTCGTCCAGGCTGTCGAAGCGCGCGTTCTTCGCCTCGTAGCGCGGGTCGAAGCGATCGTAGTTGCCGTCCTCCGGCGCGAAGCCCGAGGCGAACGGGTTGACGGGATCCGCCAGGTTGATGGCCGACTGCACCTCGTCCTCGTCCGCCCAGTCCCTGAGCGCGATCACCACGTCCTGCGGCGTCACTCGCACGCGGTTGGCGTCGTCCCGGTTGAAGATGAACTCGAAGCGCTTGTCGTTGAACATGTCCATCATGCGCGCCGCGGTGGGCAGCGCATCCGTGGCCAGCGAGGCCAGGCGGTGGACGTTGAGCTTCTCCTCCTCGTCGTTGATCGTCGACAGGAAGCAGCCCTCGAAGCCTCCGAACGAGCGCTTCAGCGGCTGCTCACCGAAGGCCGCCGCGCCCCGCTCGTCGTCATCCATGGTGAAGTTGTCGTCCTGGGGCTCCGGCTCGTCACGCTCCTTGTCCCCCTCGCCGGTATCGCTCTTCACCATCCCCTTGAGCATGTGGCAGTCCACACGCGCCAGCTTCCAGAGCTGGATGTTGAGCGAGGAGGCGGGCTGCTGCTGCTGGCCGCCCGCGGGGGCCCCGCCGGTGAGCTGCTGCAGCAGGCCACCCAGGTTGGGGATGGGCGTGCTGTCCACCTGCTTCTGGAAGCGCATCAGCAGGCGCCCCAGGGCGACGCCGGAGCGCGCCATGTAGTAGGCCCGCACCTCGTCGCGCTGGTTGGCCGCCAGCTGCAGATCCACCCGCGTGTTGTAGGCGAACTCGGTCGCCACCACGGTGAGCAGGGTGATGGAGATGATGGCGATGATGAGCGCCACGCCGCGCGTGCGGCGATCGCGGCCGGTGGGCGGGAGCGGGCGGGCGGAGCGGCGCCGGGCTGGCTGGGAGAAGAACTTGCGCATCAGAACCTCGGCAGCTCCGTGTTCAGCATGATACGGGCCTGGGTCGTGTAACGCGCTTCCTTGCCATTCTCGTCCAGGGCCACCAGGGTGATGCGCACGCGCGTCGGCAGGAAGGCCTTCTTCTCGGGCCGGCGCGTGTCCCACTCGTCCTCCCACTCCTTGCGCTCGGAGTCCCAGTACTCGAACTCCAGCTTCTTCACGCCCTCGAAGAGGATGTCCGTGGTGCCGCCGCGGTCCATCCGCTCGCCGATGTTGGGGTTCACCCGCCGCTTGAGGTCCTGGCGGCTCTTGGAGCCCTTCTCCGTGGTGGTCTCCACGAAGTACTCCACCACCGCCTGGTCGGACTCCTTCGAGTCCGTGTACAGGCGCTGGTGCGCGAACGTGGTGAAGAGCAGCCGGTCATTCTCGCCCACGAAGTTGGTGGGCCGGTCGTTCTGGTCCCGGTAGCGCTTGGGATCGTACCGGTCGCTCACGAAGGCCGAGCCGATCTCGCGCGCCATGCGGTTCATCGCCACGCGCACCATGCGGTAGTGCTCGGCCTCGCCTTCCACCAATTCCTTGGCGCGGAAGCCCGTCTGGAAGGCCATGGCCACCACCGTGCCCATCAGCGCGGTGATCGCCACGGCGACCATCACCTCCATCAGCGTGAAGCCCTGGCTCGCGCGCTTCATTGGGTGGCCTTTCCGCCGCGCGGCCCGAAGATGCCGCCGCCGCCGGGCGGACGGAAGTTGCTGCCCGGGCTGGTGGGGTTGTTCATCCGGTTGAGCCACTCCATCCGGTTCATCAGCGGCTGGCGCGTGTTCGGGTCCAGCATCTGCCCGTTGGGGCCCTGGAGGGGGTTGGCCACCACCATGCCCGTGGCCGGGTTCACCCACTGGTTGGACGTCTCGGGCGGCTGCTGCCCGGTCGCCGCCGCCGCCGCCGCCGCCGCCCCGCCGTTGCGATCCGAGCCCGGCCCGAGCGACACCACGTGCGTCACCAGGTCGATGCTCTCCACCAGCTTGCCTTCCTTCCAGGTGACGGTGAGGTGGACCTCACGCACCGACTGGGTGAGCTGGTCGATCATCTGCTTGAACATGGGCTGCGCCATGCCCGCCATGCCGGCCATGCCTCCGGCCGCCGGCACCGGGCCGCTGCCTCCGCCCTTGCCGTCCGCGCCGGCCCCGCCCCCGAAGAGGGAGGACAGCCCGCCCAGGTCTCCATCCGTCTCGCCGATGGGCAGGTTGAAGATGGCGCCGATGAGCTGATCGGGCGACACGCCGTCCGTCTTGGGGGCGATGATCTTCGCGCGCCACTTGAAGCCGGGCCAGCCCTCCTCGGAGAAGTCGCCGGACTCCTCGTCGTCGTCGTTGGAGAAGCCCTTGTCGTAGAGCTCCTGCTCCAGGTCCGTCATCTTCGAGCGGGCCAGGAGCGAAGCCACCGTGAGGTGCTTGGAGTAGACGTGGTTGGCCACCGCGCCGGAGTTCAGGTCGAAGATGGCCATCAGCGCCAGCGCCAGGATGGCGAGCGCGACCACCGTCTCCAGCAGGGTGAAGCCTCGGCTCGTGTTCCTCATGAGCGCGGCACCTCCAGCTCCTCGTCCACCACGCTCACCTTGCCGGTGAGCGGGGAGATGGTGAGCGTCCACACGTTGTCGCCCTGGCGCACGTACACCTGGGCCTTCTCCGTGTACCCCTGAGGGAAGAAGTAGAGGTAGGCCACGCCCTGATCCACGGCCTTCTTCTGCTGGCGCGTCCACACGGAGAGGGACACGTTGCTCGGCAGCTCGCGCGGCGCCACCTCCTCGCCAGTGTAGCTGGAGAAGCGCGCGGCCTGCTCCACGCGGTGCTGCTCCTGCTCCATCAGCTCCTTCAGGCCCGGCGCCCCGCTGCCGCTCTGGGTGAAGTTGCGCCGCTCGTCCTTGCCGCGCCTCGCCTCGTCCTCGCGCGAGAGGTTCTCGTCCTTGAGCGCCCCCTCGCGATCCCGGGCGGTGGTGACGGCGCCCTCGGCGCACTCGGCGTGGTAGCGCGAGGCATCGTCGCTCTTCGGATCGGCCAGCTCGAACACCAGCCGGCACGTCTTCCCCGAGAGCGCCGCCGTCTCGTAGAGCGAGCGGATGACGCCGGCCAGCTCGCTCGTCGTCGCCTTGGCCTTGCTGCCGGTGATGGCGCCCACGCCCGTCACCACGGCGGAGAAGAGCACCGCGGCGATCAGCAGCGCGATGCAGATCTCGATGAGCGTCAGGCCGCGCTGGGCGCGACGCGAGAGCGGGGCAGGGGAGTGTCTCATCGCCGGGGCCTCACGAGTCCACCGCTGGAGATGTCCGCGTCCTCTCCCTGTCCGCCCGGCACGCCGTCAGCGCCGTAGGAGATGACGCCCGTGCGCTCGTTGTTGAACTGGTACAGGTACGGCCGGCCCCATGGATCCACGGGCACCGAGTCGATCACCCGCCCCTTGATGAGCGGCGTGAAGCCCTCTTGCTCGGAGGGGAAGCGCCCCATGGTGCGGTGGTAGACCTTGAAGAAGCCCTCCATGCGGCGGATCTGCTCCATGGCCAGGCGCTGTTTGGGCCCCAGGCTGTGGTCCGTCGTGATGTACGCCAGCCCGAAGGCCATCGCGGTGGCCAGCAGGCACACGATGATGACCACGTTCCTCCCCGTCCGGGAGGGACGCGTCGCCAGCTGGGGGCTCTGGGAAGAGGCGTGGTCGGCCATCATGGGACAGGTCCTCGCGTTCGCGTGCCGACTACTTCTGGGCGTTGCCGGAGCCCAGGCTCTTGGACGAGATGTCCGCGTCGTTGCCCTCGCCGCCGGAGGTGCCGTCCGCGCCGTAGGAGATGATGACCGGCTTGCCGCCCTCGTTCATGTAGACGTACTCGTTGTTCCAGGGATCCCTGGGGATCGCCTCGAGCGCCTGCATGTCCACCAGCCCCTTGAGGCCCGTGCCCGTGTCCGGGTAGTTGCCCTTCTTCGTGTAGTAGAGCTTGAGCGCGTTCTGGATGTTCTTGATGTCCAGCTCCGCGCGATCCCGGCGGGCCTGGTTGAGCTGAGGAATGACCGCCACGCCCACCGCCGCGGCGATGAGGCCCAGGATGGTGATCACCACCATGATCTCGATCAGGGTCATGCCGCGGCTGCGGCGGCGCTGCTGCTTCCGCTTCGTCATCGTCTGGTCCATCGTCTCCCTCGATTGACTTTCTGGCAGGGCCCCTGGGCCCCGCCGAGCCTTTGTGTCACGGCACGCTCTGGGTGGTCTCCACCGCGGGCCCGCGCGCCTCGGAGTCCGAGGCATAGAGGACCACCCCCACGGCCAGCAGGGTCGCCGCCAGGGCGACCATGGCCGCCAGGGTGACGCGTTGGATCCACCGGTCGAGCGTGT
Protein-coding regions in this window:
- the gspG gene encoding type II secretion system major pseudopilin GspG codes for the protein MDQTMTKRKQQRRRSRGMTLIEIMVVITILGLIAAAVGVAVIPQLNQARRDRAELDIKNIQNALKLYYTKKGNYPDTGTGLKGLVDMQALEAIPRDPWNNEYVYMNEGGKPVIISYGADGTSGGEGNDADISSKSLGSGNAQK
- the gspN gene encoding type II secretion system protein GspN; translated protein: MATQSKTARWKIVLGYSAFSLFALILCFFLTFPYGALRARIATEALKSGYVVRIDSLRPGFIGLTAKGVRISQPPAPLSSETTAALTTGDPDTARMLGPAELGEALIVDSLFLRPTLFPPGVAFQADALGGQLSGSAGARGDRIRVKLDKLDASQGNLRNFTGLDLEGSLSGVLNLTMPMTPGANGRAGEPDLSQADGELSLEGRDLLLKGSVDGSIMASKGSLVALAFPGGLPRVPVGELTALIRFEKGLGTVEALKIGGDQLEVRGTGTVKLARRFQYSEPAMDVKIRVEPELVKSLGTAGLGLSILPADKEDPKFRSGRLSGSLGKLSFLGKR
- a CDS encoding pilus assembly FimT family protein, with translation MRHSPAPLSRRAQRGLTLIEICIALLIAAVLFSAVVTGVGAITGSKAKATTSELAGVIRSLYETAALSGKTCRLVFELADPKSDDASRYHAECAEGAVTTARDREGALKDENLSREDEARRGKDERRNFTQSGSGAPGLKELMEQEQHRVEQAARFSSYTGEEVAPRELPSNVSLSVWTRQQKKAVDQGVAYLYFFPQGYTEKAQVYVRQGDNVWTLTISPLTGKVSVVDEELEVPRS
- the gspM gene encoding type II secretion system protein GspM, yielding MRQLLNDLRARFEQLSAREKRLVTVAGAAVLVFVLFLTLYSFSSSANTHRRRTQEKLAKLQQVQELAASYNQATSARNAIEAQLSNNDVRLLSYVSDKATAAGLDVPNMTPKGDVGIGDGKILESSMELTFTDVDLRKLTDFLRSVESGPGIVKVKYLRIEPRPASDTLTAWATVATYKLKQPAQPQPQQ
- a CDS encoding type II secretion system protein GspG — translated: MMADHASSQSPQLATRPSRTGRNVVIIVCLLATAMAFGLAYITTDHSLGPKQRLAMEQIRRMEGFFKVYHRTMGRFPSEQEGFTPLIKGRVIDSVPVDPWGRPYLYQFNNERTGVISYGADGVPGGQGEDADISSGGLVRPRR
- the pilM gene encoding pilus assembly protein PilM — its product is MARILGLDLGSYSVKGVLFESTIRGYTTKAYAEVRRGEGERTETLRAAVHELLTQHPMPADQIIVALPGMTLMTHAFTMPFVDTKRLEAALPFEVESQLPFELSEAVYDYQVVGQKDKTSSDVLVGVVRKEELTWLMGLLAELKLDPRVITHPGVTYQNLFLQTPAVFDGLAEAEAVAVVDIGHERTTVAIGRPGVGVEFARTFAGGGKDLSRALAAEFQTPLGEAHQWKETYGAMASAATAQGPDSERAAAAFVRGLQPVLRELRPTFKSFTARTKRQVGALVLCGGTSRLKGIAEQLERDLHLRTRVLALPNEASGVVPAEAHPSAAQAYALALRGQASGAKAPRFNLRRGDFAFKGDFDYVKDKVGLLASFAATLLLLLIASGVVRNSVLSRNEAKVDAVLCSTTKNILGNCETNYDRAINMLRGVESPAAALPKMSAVNLLAEVTQKISPEVPVKLERIQIDMDRIILQGETNSSKEIDTLTTSLKSHRCFREVNPGKVEKTRDGTKVTFRLDIQVACPDQSGAET
- a CDS encoding prepilin-type N-terminal cleavage/methylation domain-containing protein — translated: MRNTSRGFTLLETVVALAILALALMAIFDLNSGAVANHVYSKHLTVASLLARSKMTDLEQELYDKGFSNDDDEESGDFSEEGWPGFKWRAKIIAPKTDGVSPDQLIGAIFNLPIGETDGDLGGLSSLFGGGAGADGKGGGSGPVPAAGGMAGMAGMAQPMFKQMIDQLTQSVREVHLTVTWKEGKLVESIDLVTHVVSLGPGSDRNGGAAAAAAAATGQQPPETSNQWVNPATGMVVANPLQGPNGQMLDPNTRQPLMNRMEWLNRMNNPTSPGSNFRPPGGGGIFGPRGGKATQ
- a CDS encoding type II secretion system minor pseudopilin, coding for MRKFFSQPARRRSARPLPPTGRDRRTRGVALIIAIISITLLTVVATEFAYNTRVDLQLAANQRDEVRAYYMARSGVALGRLLMRFQKQVDSTPIPNLGGLLQQLTGGAPAGGQQQQPASSLNIQLWKLARVDCHMLKGMVKSDTGEGDKERDEPEPQDDNFTMDDDERGAAAFGEQPLKRSFGGFEGCFLSTINDEEEKLNVHRLASLATDALPTAARMMDMFNDKRFEFIFNRDDANRVRVTPQDVVIALRDWADEDEVQSAINLADPVNPFASGFAPEDGNYDRFDPRYEAKNARFDSLDELYRVHGVTDMFMAAFRDRLTVYPDVNSRPNVNTDDPMMMYMAILSVADPARPDPRLQDPVFINELITRIRSARMFSFFGMSVQDFVSVVEAAGIAINPSIKANAAQNRLVGDKSQTFTIKAVGEAGSVQKTLTAVIKLDDSLGRILYWREE
- a CDS encoding type II secretion system protein GspJ, which codes for MKRASQGFTLMEVMVAVAITALMGTVVAMAFQTGFRAKELVEGEAEHYRMVRVAMNRMAREIGSAFVSDRYDPKRYRDQNDRPTNFVGENDRLLFTTFAHQRLYTDSKESDQAVVEYFVETTTEKGSKSRQDLKRRVNPNIGERMDRGGTTDILFEGVKKLEFEYWDSERKEWEDEWDTRRPEKKAFLPTRVRITLVALDENGKEARYTTQARIMLNTELPRF